The DNA window GAGCATGTCCCGAAGTAAGGCTTTCCCCTCAGCAGCGTTCTCCAACGGGCATGTCCTGGAACTCATCCGCACCGGCAAAGCCACCACCCGCACGGAGCTCGGGCGCGTCACCGGCCTCTCCCGGCCCGCCGTCGCACTACGCGTCGGGGAACTCGTAGCCCATGGGCTCGTACTCGAGGAAACGACCGCTCCTTCCAACGGAGGGCGCCCACCCAGCCAGCTGCAATTCAACTCCTCTGGCGGGGTCATCCTCACCGCGGCTCTCGGAATCTCGCGCAGCCAGGTCGCCGTGTGCGACCTGTCCGGCCGCGTGCTGGCGCAGGAGAACGGTTCTCCACACGTGGAACACGGTCCCACAGCCGCCCTGGAATGGGTGATGGACAGCTGGGAGAGCCTTATAGGAAAGACCGGACACACGGTCCACGACGTCTACGGGACAGGCATCAGCGTCCCCGCCACCGTCGAGTTCGCCGTGGCCCGCACCCAGAATCCCCCCGTGCTCGCCAACTGGAGCGACGTCGCCGTGGAACCCCAGGTGGCAGAACGTTTCCCCGGCCCTGTCCTCCTCGACAACGACGTCAACGTGATGGCTCTGGCAGAGCACCGTTCCCTGCACGGCGCCCCGGACGCTGACGACATGATCGTCGTCAAGGCCTCCACAGGCATCGGGGCCGGCATCATTTCCGGCGGTGCGCTGGTACGCGGTTCGCTCGGTGCGGCTGGGGAACTCGGCCACATCCCGGTGCGCACGTCCTCCACCAGGCCGTGCCGGTGCGGAAACACCGACTGTCTCGAAACCGTCGCCGGAGGCGCCGCACTTGTGGAGCACCTCGCCGCCCACCCCACGAACGCCGAGACCGTGCACGAGGTCGCGGAGTTGGCACACGGTGGGGACCCCCAGGCGACCTATGCCGTCCGAACGGCCGGGCGTCACCTCGGCGAGGTGCTCGCGGGAGCGGTCAACCTCCTCAACCCCGCTGTGATCACCCTGGGCGGGGATCTCGCCTACGCCTACGATCCGCTGGTGGCCGGGGTCCGTGAGGTCATCTTCCGACGTTCCACCGCCCTGGCCACACGACAGCTACGCATCGTGGGAAGCGAACTCGGTGAGCAGGCCGGGCTGCTCGGTTGCGCGGTGATGGTGCTCGACCACATCCTCTCTCCCGAGGCGGTGAACGCCATGATCGCCTCCCAGACCTCCCGGTAGCAGACACCACGCAAAGCACAGCGGCCGGGCGCCGCGCGCTCACGAGAACCCCTGCTCGCCGCCCCGAAGGCGGTACTGTGGCCCCTATGGAGAATGCATCTAACCGGCCGTCCACCTCGGTTGAGGACTACGTGAAGGTCATCTACGACCTTCAGGAACGCGGCTCGGGCCCGGTGACGATCTCCAGAATGGCCGAACGGCTGTCGGTGTCTAACTCGTCCGTCTCCGGCATGCTCCGCAAGCTCAGTGAGCTCGGCCTGGTGCACCACCAGCGTTACGGCGCCGTCCAGCTCACCGACACCGGAACGAAGACCGCGCTGTCGGTACTGCGACGTCACCGGCTCCTGGAAACCTATCTCGTGGAAGCACTCGGCTACTCGTGGGACGAAGTGCACGACGAGGCCGAGGAGCTCGAGCACGTCGTGTCCGACACGTTCGTCAACCGGATCGCGGAAAGTCTGGGAAACCCCCTGGTGGACCCCCACGGGGATCCCATACCCACCCGTGACGGAAGCACCGTCGAACGGGACGTCCGCCGGCTCTCGCAGGCCGAGACCGGAGCCACCGGCGTCATCGTCCGGGTGAACGACTCCGATCCCAACCTGTTGCGCTACCTGGCCGAACAGCGCATCGGCATCGGTATGCGGGTGGAGGTGCTGGGGCACCAACCCTTCGGCGGGCCACTAGTCATCCGTATCGGCTCCGCCGACGACCAACGCGAACAGACTCTCGGCGTCGTCGCCGCGGAGGCTCTGTGGTTCGCGCCGGCGGGGGAGTAGTCCGCCGGCGGCTCACCGGCGAAGCAGCGCACAGTCCCCGCACATGCCGCACCCGGGTATGCGGTAGTACAGACAGCACGTCGCACGGACGAACGCGTGCTGCTCTCCGGACCGGTCAAACTCTCCGAGACCGGTGAACGGTTCACGCCCCAGTAACAGCTCCGTCAGAACAACGGCGTCGTCAGTGACCCACGGACGGTCCCGCGCCAGTGCCTGTACGGTTCCGGCCAGGGAGGAGGCAGCGTTTCCCCACAACAGACGGGGTGCCACCTTCACCTGGGAGCGCAACGCCGTAGCGATCGGGGCGAGGGTTCCCTGAACGACCCGCTGGTGGATCAGCTCGGCCAGTGAGTCGACGCGTGGGGTGTGAAACGTATCGGACGCCGGTGGTTCCCCGACCAGTGCGAGTGGCAGCATCCCCCCTTCGGGGCGCCACCGCAGCGCGCCGGGATCGAGTGCCACCCCATGGCACAGCGCCGCGCCCACGGTTGGCGACAGCAGGCGGGATGCCAGTCCCTGGTACATGATGGAGGCGGCAACACGCCGTTCCACACGGGAAACGGCGACACCGGCACGGGACGCCAGCCGGGTGCGCACCTCACTGACGCGCTCCTCCAGGTAACCAGGGTGCTCCCACAGCTCCCGGAGGGGAAGCCACCCCGATCCGGTCTCTCGCATGTCAACCGAGAAGAACGCGTTGACCGCGGAGACGTCACTGACCGCTGCCCGCACCCCGGAACCGGCCACTGCTGTCCTCACCTCCCTGCCGACGTTCTCCGGAAACGGTCTCACGTACCAGGAGGCGAGGAGCCATCCGGGCAGCCCGGACCTCACCCGACGTTGGAGGAAGACACGTACTGCGCTTTCCCGTGCCCGAGCGACCAGTCGGCCGCCTCGTTCTCGGCCAGGACAACGAACACGTTCCGCGGTTCGGTACCCGCGTACTCGTGGGCCAACTCGGCGATCCGCCGGTACATGTCCTGTTTCTGCGACGGGGTGCGCCCGGAACGCATCGTGATGGCGACGTACACGATGTCGTCGTCACGATGCACATCGGGATAACCGTCGTAGCGCAGCGTGCTGTTGACGCCGTCGTGATTGGTCAGTACCTGGAACCGGTCGTCGTACGGGAAACCGATGGTCTCCACCATGGCGTCGTGCACGGCGCGGCCGAGCGCGTTGAGCCGGTCTCTGCCGACCCGCCACACGTGGATGCTCCTCAAGACCGCCGAAGCGAGGTCACCGTGGGGGCGGGATGTCCACCCAGCTGGGCAGCGGTTCCATGTGGGAACGCCACTCCTGCGGCAGATGGCCTCCCGGGACTCGGGTGGCGACGATACCGCCCACGATGGCGCACGTGGTGTCGGCGTCACCGCCAGGCGCAACCGTGTGCCACAACGCGCCGGGGTAGTCGTCGAGGTGTTTGGCTGCCACCCACAGCGTGAACGGAACCGTGTCGGCCGCGGTGATCCTGCTACCGCAGCCCAGCTCCCGAGCCACGGCGTGAGGGTCGGACACCACGAGAAGACTGCGTGCGTTGGCGATCCCGTCACATACGCTCCCGGCGGGGACGTACTCCAACGTCTCCTCGAGGAAAGCCCCGGCTCCCGTCGGTTCGTTGCGAGCCGCGACGGCCGCCGCGACAGCGACCGCGACGGCCCCGGCGATGCCGTCGGGGTGAGTGTGGGTCACCTGGGCCGACACCGCTGCGTTGCGGGCGGCGTGGTCAGTACTGTCAGCGAACCACGCCCCGAGCGGCGCCACCCGCATCGCAGCGCCGTTCCCCAACGAGCCGGCACCGTCGAACTGGGCTGCGGCGAGCTCACGCCAGTCCCCGCCCTCACGGATGTCGCGCAACAGCCGGCCGGCAGCCGGCCCGTAGGCGCGGTCCGGGTTGTAGTGCGCGGCGAAGCTGGCAGCCAGCGCGTCCGGATCGACGCTTCCGTCACGGACCAGCTCGCTGTAGACCGAACAGGCCATCTCCGTGTCGTCGCTCCACGGCCACGGGCCGGGAGGAAGTACCCGTTCGGCCAGTGTGTGCTGGTCCGCGCCGACGAAGATCCGCGACCCGAAACCGTCGCCGATCGCCAACCCCGTCAGTGCGGTCCGGGCGCGCTGCGTTGGTGTGGTTTCGGTACGCAACATGACGGTACTAGTCGTGCCCAATACAGGCGCTGTCATACCTGCCGCCCGAAACCACACGGGAAGGAACATCCCTGGCACCGTTCGGAAAGCATGTCGACGTGTGTACACGCTCTGAGCACACGGAGCGGCCTGTTCCCGCGCACGACAGGAAACAGTTCCCAACCCCCTGGTGAGTGGCCCACGGGACCGTGTGTCCGATACTGGGCAGTGAGACTGGACCGCGTCGGAAAGAGACGACTGTGAGCGCCACAGCACCGGAGACGCCATTGGCGGGCTCCACCATCGGGGTTACCGCCGCACGCCGCGTTGAGGAACAAGCGACGATGCTGCGCCGCTACGGCGCCTTGGTGCGCTGCGCACCAACGATGCGGACCGTTCCCCTGAGTGACGACCACCGGTTGGTGGACGCGTCCCACGAGCTCCTCGAGCACCCCGTGGACGTGATCGTCGTCACCACCGGGGCAGGTCTCACCGGCTGGGTGCAGGCCGCCCAGGAGTGGGGGATCGGCGCACCCCTGGTTCAGGCGATGGCAACAGCCAGGATCGTCGTACGCGGCCCGAAAGCCAAGGGCGCGGTACGTTCCGTCGACCTCACGGAAGAGTGGACGGCACCGAACGAGACGTCCGATGAAATGCTGGACTACCTCCTTGGGGAGTTCCCGGCAGGACTGCGCATCGCGGTGCAGGTGCACGGGGACCCCATGACCGACTTCTGCGCGGCGCTGCGCACGGCCGGCGCCACCGTCATCGAGGTTCCGGTGTACCGCTGGACCGAACCCGAGGACGTGGGGGCGGTGGACGACCTGGTGACCGCTGTGGTGCGACGCGAACTCGAGGCGGTCACCTTCACCAGCGCACCCGCTGTTTCGGGGCTGTTCCGCCGCGCCGAAGCGCTCGGTGCCGAGGACGAGATGGTAGCCGCCTTCAGCGACAGGGTGCTCGCGATGAGCGTGGGACCGGTGACGGCACACCCTCTGATGAGCCGGGATGTCCCCACACTGTGGCCGCAACGCAACCGCACAGGCGCCATGGTGCGCAAACTCGCCGAGACGTTGGCGGACCGGTCGGGGTGAGGGCGGACCCTCGCGTGTCCACACCCGGCATCATCCGTACACGCACACTCGATGACGGAAAGCGATAATACGCGGTAAACCAGAACTCCAACTTTCGTTATCGTGCTGTTACGCGTATGGTCGTTCCTGGTCGGCACGCAACCGTCGCCGAGACTGCGTCGTCAGCCGACCCACCACCCCACCCCATGCCCCGGGTGGCCCGCCGCGCCCCCGCACCGGCCCTACAACCCTCACAGGGCCGGTACTGCGCGGCCACATCCCGTCCCCGTTCAAAGGATGCTGCATCGTGGGCAGTCACGAACCTTTCCGTGCGCCGGTGTTCCAGCGCATGAAAAGCAAACGTGCGATTGTTGTCACCGCCGTTGCAGGAGCCGTGCTCATCACTGGCGGTACCGCCGGCGCCGCCGCCATCGGCGATCTCGCCCCCGGTCCCGAATCCGCCGCAATGACGGTTCCCGAAGCCGACATCGCCGGTCTCACCCCTTCCGACCCGACCCCTGGGAAGGATGGGAAGAAAGACACGGAGGGCGAACAGGAGCAAGCACGCGAGAGCGCCTCGCAAAGCGCGGACAGCACGACACAGCAGAAGGAAGAACCCGAGGAAGAGCCACAGGACGAGGAGAACACCTCCGCGTCCGGCCAGTCCGACAACGGCGGCGACAGTTCCGGATCGGAGGATCTCACCCCCACCGGTCAGAGCGTCTCCTGTGAAGCCTCCATGTACAGCGAGCCCCAGCCCACCGCCAGCGGGGAACAGTTCGACCCCAGTGCCATGACAGCCGCACACAAGAGTCTGCCGATGGACACGAAGGTCAACGTCACCAACCCCTCCAACGGCAAATCAGTAACCGTACGCATCAACGACCGCGGACCGTACGTCGAAGGCCGTTGCCTGGACCTGTCCACCGCCTCGTTCGAGAAGATCGCCTCACCCAACGCTGGAGTCACCGATGTCCAATGGCAGGTCGTGAGCTGAACCGCCTGGTGGCTCCCCACCTGCTTCCGGGGAGCCACCGCTGGCCGTCTGCCCTCGCCGACGGCGACCGGCGCCGACCGGAAGTCCACGCACCGCAACGACAGCAGAGGCAGCCTGGCCCGAACGAACGGCCCAGGACAGCACACGGAATGAGGCTGTGACGACATCAACTCTCAACACCTGACGCGAGGCCGATCGCGCGCGGCCTCAGACGCTGTGCGGCCGGGCGCACACGGGCAGCCCGACAGAGCCGACCCGAGGTCCGGCTTGAGGGTGAGCGGAAGAAGGTGCCAGGTCTCAAGAGCGGGCGGAGTCGCGCGGTGTGTCCTCTGTCCTCACGACGACGGCGGCCGCGGGAACCCCACGGCGACGCGGAAGAACGGCTCAAACGGTTCTCCAGCGGCGGTGGTCCCGGCCGCTTGAGTTCGCACCAGCGGGTCGGCAACCGGACGGTCCGAGCCCGGATCGCGGCCCGCCCCCGGACACCGGCGAAACGCCGCCGCCATCGTGACCGCGTCACAACTAACGCGAACCGGGTCCACGACCAGGCAACAATGCTGCGGTGACGGGAAGCCTGCCTTCGTGGCAGCTACCGTGCTTCGGCCCAACAGAACACGGGATCCGGAACCACGACAGCCAGCGCGCAAAGAATCACGTCACGAAGCGCTCGGAGCGGCAGCAGAAGGGGTCTGAGGAAGCTGAGTACAGAAATTAGCGGTAGTACTCTCTGTAACTGTTATTGCTCAGAGTTACCTTCTGACTTGCTGAGATACCGGTAGATGCTTGAGCGGGTGACGCCGAACTCAGCGGCGATCTGGGCCACGGTGTAGCGGCGTTTGCCGTCCTCAGCGGTTTCCTCATACATCTGGCGGGCGAGCTGAACCTGGCGGGGGCCGAGCTTGGGTTTCTGCCCACCGGTGCGGCCGCGGGCGCGAGCAGCCTGCAGCCCATCAATGGTGCGCTCGCTCAGCAGAGCGTGTTCGAACTCGGCAATGGCGCCCAGGATCTGGAAGAACATCCGGCCCACAGCAGTGGCGGTGTCGATGCCCTGGTCCAGCACGACCAGGTCCACTCCCCGGCGCTGGAGGTTCTTGGACAGCTCGATGAGGTGTTCCAGGGAACGCCCCAACCGGTCGAGCTTGGTGACCACGAGCTGGCCGCCCTCGCGGGTGACCATGAGGGCGTTGTCCAGCTCAGGGCGTCTTGCCAGCGAGCCGGAGGCGTTGTCGATGAAGACGCGCTGGCAGTCGGCCGCTACCAGCGCGTCGTGTTGGGCTTCAGGGTGTTGGTCGCGAGTGGAGACCCGTCCGTACCCGATCCGCATGCGGTGAGCGTATCGAAAACCGGGGTTGGTGTTACATAGGCGCGGACACGGGTTGTGTTACACCTTCACCCCCGGGGAGAACGCAGGGGGTTGCCGATTAATTACTTACGGATCTCGGAGTCAGTGACCCTCTACGATTCCACTATGACAGAGCGTACTGAACCGGTGCTCGCGGACGTATTCGCCAAGCTCTTGCGCCACATGGACGAACGGCAGAAGCGCCTGACCGCGGGAGCCGCAGCACGGGCCCTCGGCCACGGCGGCATCCGCACGATCGCGCGAGCGACGCGCATCGCCGAGTCCACCATCGCCCGAGGCGCAGACGAACTCAACACCGCCACGGAATCGCACGGACGCACCCGCGTGGCGGGCGCAGGCCGCAAACCGCTGCGCGATACCGACCCGGGCCTGGTCCCGGCCCTATTGGCACTGGTGGAGCCCGACCAGCGCGGCGACCCCGAATCCCCACTGCGCTGGACCACCAAGTCCACACGCAACCTGGCTCAGGAACTGACCCGCCAGGGACATCCGGTCGGCTCCGACACCGTCGCGGCCCTACTCAAAGCAGAAGGGTTCTCCCTGCAGGCCATCTCCCGCACCACCGAGGGCGCCCGCCACCCCGACCGCGACGTCCAGTTTCGCTACATCAACGACCAGGCCACCGAGCACCTGGAGGCCGGCCGACCAGTCATCAGCGTCGACGCCAAGAAGGAGGAAGTTCTCGGCGGCTATGCCGTGGCCGGACGTGAATGGCACCGCACCGGGCAACCGGTCCGGGTGCGTGCCCATGACTTCCCCGACAAGGGGGGCGGCCAAGGCGGTGCCCTACGGCATCTACGACATTGGTGCCGATGCCGGCTGGGTGACGGTCGGCTGCGACGGCGATGCCGCCCGCTTCGCGGTGGCCACCCTGCGCCGCTGGTGGCAGGGCCACGGGCGGCGCCGCTACCTCGAGGCCAGTCGGCTGTTGATCACCGCCCGCACCGCCCAGAACCTGGCCGACCTGGTGGGAAGGACCACCCCGAAATCAAGCAGTAATTAATCGGCAACCCCCTGTCTCGCGCGCCCGCTGCAACACCCATATCCGCAGGTCAGATAACGAAGTACGGCTGCCGTACCAGCGCACTAACACACTCTTTACTGGAAATCCAAGAATCGAGCTTGGCCACAATGGGCCAAAGAGCTAAAGTTTTAAATATCCTGTGATGGAAAGCGTACGAACGAGGTTAGCGAGTTTGCTGTGAACATTGCCACTCCTGGTGCAGTCTATGGCCTAACACGTCCAGCGCACGCAGAAACCTACTCACTCAAGATCGCATCAAAAAATAGCTACTCCGGGATTGCGAGGGTCTGTATATATTTGTTTACATATCAGAAACGAAGAGTCCCCCAGGAAAGGATTCACCATGTTGAGGAGAACCTCCTTCGTCTCCAGTGCCATCGCCATCACCGCAGCGATGTCCATCACTCTTTCCGGTATGTCTCCGGCTTCAGCCGAGGAGATCCCAGTCATGGGAGGCCATGAGGTGATGCAGGTCGATGCACAGTCCCAGGCTTCTCCAGAAGAGGTAAACGAGATCCTCGCTCAGGAACTGACCGAGGAAGAGCTGGCCCTTATCGACGAGCATTTCGATACCGCCTCCGAAGACGAGGTCGGAACCCGGGCCTTACCCGCCGTCGTTGTCGCTGCCGCAGCCTGGTGCGCGCGTGGCGCGCTCGCCAGTGTTCCCACTACTGCCTTGACCGACCTTATTAATGGCCAGAGCTCTAGCTGGCAAACCTACGCGCAGAACGCAGCTGTGGGATGCTTGGTCGGCGAAGTCGGAGGTGTCGTATGGCGCGCGATCCCTCAGGCTGCGAAGAAGGCCGCAATCCGCGGAGTGTTTGTCTACTACTTGTCCATTCGCGGACCCCAGTAATTATCCGCAAAAGTGGGTTATTCACCAATGCGCAAGATAAATTATGGAATCCGTTGTCGCATTTCTATTCCTGATCAAAATATTATTATCTTTGGCCTTCGTTTTCTTTGGGAGGATGGGATTACGGAACAACAAAAACTATCTCGGTGATACCCCCGACCGTGTAGACTTCGACCCCGAACTTCGCAGGAAAGCGAACAAGATATTAATCATCTGGGGGTTGTGTGCCTTCGTGCTATCTCTTCCTCCTTTTCTTTGGTCCTTCAATGTCGCTTCCTCAGAGGAATCGTTCTCGATGGTCGGCCTAGCACTCCTTGTTGCGTATAGCATCATCACTACCTCAGCACTGCTTTACCCCTTCGAACGAATTAAGAAGATAGGAAATGCGATCAACTCGCATTGACAAGTAGTTCACTCGATTTGGGGAACCCCGACCATCTATGTTCTTTCCCATCATCAGGAGGTACCCAGCGCGGTGTCATAGCGTCGTAGCAACACCACAGTTCACAGAGGGGTGCTATGAGGGGCGACGACCGTTGATCCTGGGGGAATAAGTACCTCGACATCTCCCAGTACTGGCCGTATCTGACCGCTAATATCGAGGACATCAACAACCGGCCCTGGCCCTGCCTGGACTACCTCACCCCCAAAGGAAGTCATGCAGCAGCTCCTTATCGACGGCGTTGTTTCCACGGATTAACACCGCCCGATCCGTGAGGCACTGCTCATGGCAAGGTATTGGGGTCTGAGACTGGCAGGAAGATGTCCGCCTTCCACTGGCATGTGGGGGACGGAAGGCGGACATCCCACCGCTCAACTCACACGCCAACGACAGCGCCCCAACCCGCTATCGCCTTCGTCAGACCATCAGTGTGAGCCAGGTCCTGCAGATCCTGCAGCAGCGCGCCGCAGTACGCACGGGCCGCGTCCTCATCGATAGGATTAATGACCATAGCTGGAGACTACTCATCAGTTAGCACCTGATGCTACGCCCATTACCAGCACCTCTCTATGCCAGATCCTTTTTCATAGCTCGGTGGCACAGACCTTCCCGTGCCACAGCGTCTTCGGCGGGGGCGGCCGTTCTACTCCTCGGTTGCTTCAGGATCGCGGAGCGGACGCAGCCCGGCCTGCACGTCGGGTTGGGGGAAGGTGTAGGAGCCCAGGAAGTTGATGTGTTCGCAGATCAGTGGGGACAAGCGGGCGCACATGTCCTCAGTAGCGGGAAACCCGTCAGCGCGTAGCTGGTCTACGGCGGCGTCGATGTAGAGACTGTTCCACCACACCACGGCGTTGAGTGCCAATCCCAGCGATCCGAGTTGGTCTTCCAGGCCCTGGCGGTAGCGTTGGCGTAGCTCGCCGCGGTTGCCGTGGCAGATCTTGCGGGCCAGCCCGTGGCGGGCCTCGGAGGTGTTGAGCTGGGCAGTAATCATGCGCCGGTAGCTCTCGTCGTGCAGGAACTGCAGCAGGTGCAGGGTCTTGAAGATGCGGCCGTAGTGGGCGAAGGCATCGCCCAGCCCGATGGGCCGGCCGTCACGGGAGAGCATGCGCATCAGGTCATGGGCACGCACCGCCCCGGTGGTCAGCGAGCCGGCCACGCGCAGCATGTCTTCCCAGTGGGCCCGGATCTTGTCCAGGTGGACGGTATGGCGCGACATCGTATCCAGGGGTCCGTAGTGGGCGTGGGTGTTGGTGCGCCACAACCTGGTGTCGCCCAGATCGGCGATGCGTGGGGAGAACTGGTAACCGCAGATCGCGAACAACCCGAAGACGAGATCGGAGTAGGAAGCGTTGTCGGTGACCACCCTTTCGGGTTTCTCGCCGCCGTCGCGGGCGTGGATGGCGTCCAGGATGAACAGCGAGTCGCGCAGCGTTCCGGGCACGACCACTCCACCTAGGCCCATGACCTGGTCGTTGACGACGTTGAGCCAGGTGGCGCCGCGTTTACGCAACCCGAAGTACTTCGGGTTGGCCCGCGTATGCAGGTTGTTGACCGGGACGACGAAGCGCATTCCGTCGGCCGAGGCGAGCAGTCCTCCGCCCCAGGAGTCGACGATGCCGATGTCGGATTGGGCTTCGATGAGGCGAGCGTTGGCGGCACTGATGGTCTCGGCGCGGACATAGCCCTGGTCAACCTGGTGCAGCCGACTGCGGGTCAGAGCGGCAACGCCGGGTTTGGCCACGGGAGTCAGCCCGATGTTGCAGGCTTCAGACACCAGCAGTGCGCACAGGCTGGCGTTGAAGTCCTCCATGCGGGTCTCGGCCCCGGAGATATGGGTGAAGTCGCGGGTGAAACCGGTGCGGGCGGCCACCTCCATCAGTAGGTCGGGAAAGTCCACCCGCGGCATCATCGCCTCCACCCGGGCACGGAACTGACCCATCAGGGGCGGTTCGGCCCCAGCCCCCAGGGGGTCCATGCGCAGTTTGCCACCGTCGAACTGCACGGCAGTGTTGGTGCTCAACCCCTCCAGCACCCGGTGGTAGCCGTCCTCCAACGCCGAGGCGAGTTCAGCCAGGTGCGCGGCGGGCTCGGATTCCAGGCCCAGTGCCGCCAGCACCGTGGGCCGTGTGTGCTCCCACTGCTGTCCGGATAGTAGGCGAGCGCGGGGATCACCCCACCGGTCACCGCCGCGAGCGAACACATCACGGCGCCGTAGCGCCTTGTGCAGGTGTTCCATGACGCACATGATGAAAGCGGTCTTGTCGATGCGCCCCGGATCCACGTTCGGGTTGGCAAAGATGGGGCGCTTCCAGGACCCTCCGGTGAGCTCGGCGTGGGCGGCGATGTCCTCAGCGCGGTAGTGCTTACGACTGCGAGCCATGGGAGCGGCGGTACGCAACGCGTCCAGTACCGGTTGTCCTGCCTCGGTGGCATCGAACTCGATAACGTCCAGCAGTAGCTCGATGAAGCCCTGCACGGTGCGGTAGCGCTTGACCAAGCGGGCGCGCCACTCCGCAGCGGCGTCAGCGTCGTCGGGAACTTGCTCGGCCACGGTGTTGACCGCGGTGACGAGCTTCTGACGGTCAACAACCTCCTCGATGGCGTTCCACACCTGCGGCAGTGAGACCGCCTGTTCGTGGCTGTCCTGGGATGTCGCCAGCAACACCTCCAGGGCTTGGGCCATGTTCTTGGCTGCCATGCGCAGTTCAGGCAATCTGTTCAGCTTGTCCTCGTTGCCCTCGCGCACCGACCGGTTAATCAGCTTGGAGACCATTAGCAGATTCAAGACGTCCAGGGCGTCATCCACCGAGGACGTCTCCAGGCTGCGTACCGTTGCCAGCAGGGTCGCGCTCTTGCGGTATTCGTCCAACCCACGCAGGGTCGGAGCTTTGGACTTCAGCCCGTACTTGGCCAGAGCGTCCAGTTTGACCGCCGGAACGTCGGCGACATCGATTTGGCCCGTACCTACCGATGAGATCTCGGAGACACGGTCCAAGGCGGCGACCATGGCATGGCTTGAGGCCCGGGTCGGCTCGCTACGCAGCCGCTCCAGCTCCGAGCGTCGCCTGTCCTCGGGCACATGCAACAGCCCGGTCATGGCTGTCTGCACCGTTGTGGGGAGGCGCTGGTGCATGTTCGCATGCAGCCGGGCGTTCTCCTCCCGGCGCACGGTCGCTACCATCCGGGCCAGCACCGTCAAGCCCGGGAGTAGCACCTTGTTCTCCACCAGATACACCACGGCCCGATCGAACAAAGTCCGCGGTCCTTCCTCAGTGGTCCACACCCGCGCGGCCAGGAACGTCCGTAGTTCTTCCTGGCCCGCCGCGAAGTCGCGATAGCCGAACGCGTCCCGGATCTCCCAGGAATGCTCATAGGCGGTCTGCTGACGCCGTCGGTATTCACCAACGCAGGCGGGATCTATGTCGAGCTGTTCGGCGACGAAAGTGATCGCTGAGGTAGGAAGGCCGGTGGGGTTGTCCGGCAGGAAGACTCCCAGCATGCGCACAGTGCCCCACTGCAGGGTCCATCCCAGCTTGGAGGCCGGCCCCCGCTTGGCCGTAGCCATGGCCCGCGCCTGACTGTCGAGGCGGAAGAACTGCTCCAGCTCGCTCACAGACACCTCGGCGGGGAAACGAGCGTAGCGGGCGATCTGTTCATCGGAGAGAAAATCATGTGGCATGGGCCAGAACGTAGGGCCACCGCACCCGCCCATCAGGGCAGTGTCACCAAACCGCAGCCAAGATCACGGCCTTACCGCTAATTTCTGTACTCAGCTTCCCCAGACCCCCAGAACCGTTCTCGACTACCGATCGTTACCGTCCGTAAGCCGGTGAACGAAGAACCTCACGCTGTCTTTC is part of the Haloactinospora alba genome and encodes:
- a CDS encoding ROK family transcriptional regulator, whose protein sequence is MSRSKAFPSAAFSNGHVLELIRTGKATTRTELGRVTGLSRPAVALRVGELVAHGLVLEETTAPSNGGRPPSQLQFNSSGGVILTAALGISRSQVAVCDLSGRVLAQENGSPHVEHGPTAALEWVMDSWESLIGKTGHTVHDVYGTGISVPATVEFAVARTQNPPVLANWSDVAVEPQVAERFPGPVLLDNDVNVMALAEHRSLHGAPDADDMIVVKASTGIGAGIISGGALVRGSLGAAGELGHIPVRTSSTRPCRCGNTDCLETVAGGAALVEHLAAHPTNAETVHEVAELAHGGDPQATYAVRTAGRHLGEVLAGAVNLLNPAVITLGGDLAYAYDPLVAGVREVIFRRSTALATRQLRIVGSELGEQAGLLGCAVMVLDHILSPEAVNAMIASQTSR
- a CDS encoding metal-dependent transcriptional regulator, encoding MENASNRPSTSVEDYVKVIYDLQERGSGPVTISRMAERLSVSNSSVSGMLRKLSELGLVHHQRYGAVQLTDTGTKTALSVLRRHRLLETYLVEALGYSWDEVHDEAEELEHVVSDTFVNRIAESLGNPLVDPHGDPIPTRDGSTVERDVRRLSQAETGATGVIVRVNDSDPNLLRYLAEQRIGIGMRVEVLGHQPFGGPLVIRIGSADDQREQTLGVVAAEALWFAPAGE
- a CDS encoding (2Fe-2S)-binding protein — translated: MRPFPENVGREVRTAVAGSGVRAAVSDVSAVNAFFSVDMRETGSGWLPLRELWEHPGYLEERVSEVRTRLASRAGVAVSRVERRVAASIMYQGLASRLLSPTVGAALCHGVALDPGALRWRPEGGMLPLALVGEPPASDTFHTPRVDSLAELIHQRVVQGTLAPIATALRSQVKVAPRLLWGNAASSLAGTVQALARDRPWVTDDAVVLTELLLGREPFTGLGEFDRSGEQHAFVRATCCLYYRIPGCGMCGDCALLRR
- a CDS encoding tautomerase family protein gives rise to the protein MWRVGRDRLNALGRAVHDAMVETIGFPYDDRFQVLTNHDGVNSTLRYDGYPDVHRDDDIVYVAITMRSGRTPSQKQDMYRRIAELAHEYAGTEPRNVFVVLAENEAADWSLGHGKAQYVSSSNVG
- a CDS encoding ADP-ribosylglycohydrolase family protein; translation: MLRTETTPTQRARTALTGLAIGDGFGSRIFVGADQHTLAERVLPPGPWPWSDDTEMACSVYSELVRDGSVDPDALAASFAAHYNPDRAYGPAAGRLLRDIREGGDWRELAAAQFDGAGSLGNGAAMRVAPLGAWFADSTDHAARNAAVSAQVTHTHPDGIAGAVAVAVAAAVAARNEPTGAGAFLEETLEYVPAGSVCDGIANARSLLVVSDPHAVARELGCGSRITAADTVPFTLWVAAKHLDDYPGALWHTVAPGGDADTTCAIVGGIVATRVPGGHLPQEWRSHMEPLPSWVDIPPPR
- a CDS encoding uroporphyrinogen-III synthase; amino-acid sequence: MSATAPETPLAGSTIGVTAARRVEEQATMLRRYGALVRCAPTMRTVPLSDDHRLVDASHELLEHPVDVIVVTTGAGLTGWVQAAQEWGIGAPLVQAMATARIVVRGPKAKGAVRSVDLTEEWTAPNETSDEMLDYLLGEFPAGLRIAVQVHGDPMTDFCAALRTAGATVIEVPVYRWTEPEDVGAVDDLVTAVVRRELEAVTFTSAPAVSGLFRRAEALGAEDEMVAAFSDRVLAMSVGPVTAHPLMSRDVPTLWPQRNRTGAMVRKLAETLADRSG
- a CDS encoding septal ring lytic transglycosylase RlpA family protein is translated as MLITGGTAGAAAIGDLAPGPESAAMTVPEADIAGLTPSDPTPGKDGKKDTEGEQEQARESASQSADSTTQQKEEPEEEPQDEENTSASGQSDNGGDSSGSEDLTPTGQSVSCEASMYSEPQPTASGEQFDPSAMTAAHKSLPMDTKVNVTNPSNGKSVTVRINDRGPYVEGRCLDLSTASFEKIASPNAGVTDVQWQVVS